CGAACTCCTTGATGCCTATTCGCAGGCGGTCATTACCGTGGCGGAGGCGGTGGGGCCTGCGGTGGTGGGGGTCTTTGCCGGCAAGGGTCGGAGGGGGACTGGCGTTGAGCCTGCGGGGATCGGTTCCGGGGTCATCATCGCACCCGACGGTTATATCCTGACCAACGATCATGTGGTGCAGGCCGCGGATTGTTTCACCGTGATTCTGCAGGACGGCAGCCGGCTTGAGGCGAACCTGGTCGGGACCGACCCGGCTACCGATCTGGCGGTATTGCGTGCCGGAAGCTCCGGGCTGCCCTATGTCGAAATAGGCGATTCGCGACAGTTGCGGGTCGGGCAACTGGTCATCGCCATCGGCAATCCCTTCGGCTTCTCTTCCACCGTATCCACCGGGGTGGTGAGTGCGCTTGGCCGTGCCCTGCGCAGCCAGCAGGGCCGGCTCATCGAAAACATCATCCAGCACACCGCGCCGCTTAACCCGGGCAACTCGGGCGGTCCGCTGGTCGATGCCCACGGTCTGCTGGTGGGGGTCAACACGGCGATCATCGCCCAGGCCCAGGGGATCGGCTTTGCCATTCCCGCCGCCACCGCCCGTCTGGTGGCGGCCCAGTTGATCACCCACGGCCGGGTGCGCCGGGCTCATCTGGGCCTGGCCGGTCAGCAGCGCCCCCTGCCTCGCGCCCTTGCGCGGCAGCTGCACCTGGATGAAGCCTCCGTGGTCGAGGTGGCGGGGCTCGACCCCCAGGGGCCGGCCGCCCGGGCCGGTCTGCGCGTGGGGGATCTGATTATTTCGCTGGCCGACCAACCCATGTCCAACATCGATGCCATCCATCATTTTCTGGCCGAGTGGACGATTGGCGAACCGGTCAAGGCGGTCATACTGCGCGGGGAGGAAATCAAGGAGTTCCGCGTCGTGCCGATGGAAGCCCCGGAGGTATAACATGCCTGAAGCCATGGCGGTTTTGTCAAGCAAGCCGACGGGCATAACCCTTTAGGCGGATCATGCGATTTTAATCGTCTTGTAGAGGAAATTCTTGAATTTATAAAACAGACGCTTGTCGTCTCCGTTCCCATTGGTATTGTCGCAGGCGCGCAGCATTTCGGCGATCTGCGGCATGCTGCCCGCGCCGCGTTCCCTGGCCAGTTCGATCACCGCGGTAACCACATCGCGCGAGATGCGCTTTTCGGTGAAGGGCGCATGCAGGCCGGACCAGAAGTCGTCTTCGCCGCGTACGATGCGGTCGAGGGTTTCCTGCGCCACCTGGCTGGTGAGTTCTTCGGCGGAATGCTTTTCGCCGCGCGGTCCGAGAGAGGTCAGTACGCGTGCGATATCCGCCTCTTCGATGTTGCGTCCCTTGCGGAAAAACAAAGCCCGCACCAGGATGCTGCGCAGTTCGCGGATGTTGCCGACAAAGTGGTGTTGCGCCAACAGGAGTTGCGCGTCGCGGCTCAATATCGGCGCGGTCTGCTCGGTTTCTTCGGGCTTTTTGTATACCTGGTGCAGTTTGCCCAGGAAGTGCAGTGCCAGGTCGGGAATATCCTCGCGCCGTTCGTTGAGGGACGGAACCTCGATGGCCAATTCCGACAGACGGTGGTAGAGATCCTCGCGGAACCGGCCCTCGCGGATCAGCTGGCCCAGATCTTTGTTGGTGGCCGCCACCAGCAGCACCCGGGCGTAGCGGGTATGATTCTCGCCGAGGCGCACGAAACCGCCGTTGTCGAGGAACCGCAGCAGCTGCACCTGGGTCTTGGGGTCGGCGTCGCCGATTTCGTCGAGGAATACCAGCCCGCCGTGGGCTTCCTCCAGAATGCCCTTGCGGTCGGCATGGGCACCGGTAAAGGCGCCGCGTTTGTGGCCGAACAGCTCGGAATAGGTCAACTCTCCGCTGTAGGCGGCGATGTTGGTCTTTTTCACCGGCAGTTCGCTTTTGCTGTCGATGTTCTGCTGGTACATCTGGTTGAGACGCGAGTAGATGTTGTTGAACAGAAATTCCTTGCCGCTGCCGGTGTCGCCGGTGATGAGGATGGAGGGCAGCCCCAGGGTCGCTTCCTGCACGTCGCTGTTGAACCACATGGCGATACGATTGAACAGCGGCGGCGTGATGCTCTGAATGAATGCGACAATATCGTTGGCCTTGTCGGAATTGCCGATGATGTTGCCGAGTTTGTAGGACGAGACGTTGGGATCCTTGTAGCCGTAATCCCCGCCCAGGCGACTTACCTCGCCGGTGAGTTTTTCGATATACAGCAGGTCCGAGATATGGCGGGCGATCATGCGGCTGATGATCTGCAGGATGCGTTTGTGCTCGTCGCTGAAATAGTAGGGGCGCAGGCTGTCCATGCAGATCACGGCGATGACCTCGTCGTCGCAGATCACCGGCACGCCCAGCTCGCTTTTGATGATATCGGTGACCTCGTGGTAAAACCCGCCGGTACGTATTTCCTCCAGGGCGTCGGCCACCATATAGGAGCGCCCCGTATGAGCGACGTAGCCGGTCAGGCTGCGCTGCTCCGGGGGCAGTTCGGTGCCGCCGACCCGCAGCGGCGGGATGTATTTTTTCAAGCGCTGCTTGCTTTTGGCGCCGACCAGTTTTCCGTCAGGCTCCTCCACCACCAGCCAGCTCTGGTTATGGTCCTTGCGCACCAGGGCGATGCTGCCGGTGTCGGCGCCGATGAGTTCCGTCGCCTTGGACAGTACGCGGCTCAGAAACGAGGGCAGGCCTTCGAGTTTTTCGTGCAGCAGATCGTTGATTTCCGACAGCACCTTGATTTCGACATGCTCGTCGCCGATTTCCTGAATGACGCGTTGGGCCATTTCGGCGTGAGCTTCCAGCAGACCCTTTTCGAATTCGCTGAAGCGGTGGGTGCCGCGGGTATAGTAATTGACCAGGCAGATGACCCGGCGGGTGCGCGGATCGTAGCGCGGTACCACGTACAGCGATTTGAGGCCGAGTTCCTCGGTCAGGTAACGTTTTTGCAGCATCTCTGAGGAGAGGGTGGGGAAGTAGAGGGGTTCCAGCAGGGTGTCGTCGACAATCACGCCGGTGCTGTTGATGTATCGCGACAGCAGCGAGGTGCCGGGGCCGAGGTGGATCAGGCGCTGGTTTTCATAGGCCTGCTTGTCTTCCAGTTCCTCGGCGTAGGACGACAGGATCTGCAGGCACTCCTCGCTGCTGTCCGGGCCGAGGGGCGTCGGCACCAGTACCGCGGCCAGGGCCAGTTTGTCGATGAGCTTGACGGCGGATTTGACCATGCACAGGGCGGCTTCCTTCTTTTTGGCTTCGTCCACCCAGCGGGACAGAACCAGTTGTTGATGGTACAGCCGGGCCTGGTCGATATTGGCCATAACGCCGTCGAGAAAGTTTCGCAGTTGCCGAATCTGGGCGTCGGTGAGCACTTGTCCCGAACGGCTGCTGTCCACCGCCAGGACTCCAACGGCGCGGCCGTGGTGCACCAGCGGCAAATGGCATGCGGCACGGATATTGAAATCCTCCGCCAGTTGCCGGACCACAAGGTTGTCGGCCGTTTTCATGTCCGCGATCTGCAGGTCTTCATGGGTATGATAGACCTGGGAGACGGGAAACTCGGTATTGTTGATGGGAAAAGATCGATCGCGGACGATATCCGACCGATGCCCGGTGGCCATGGCGCCGCACAGAGCGCCGCTGGTCAGGTCTTCCAGGTAGATGCGGCAGGTGTTCCGACCGGTCATGAGGTGGACGGCCTTAACCAGGGCATGCAGGATATCATCCAGACTCTCCTTGCCGAGGGCGTTGATTTTTTCCGCTAACAATTTCAGTTGCGCATTGAGAAAAGGGTCCACGCGGCCTCCTGTGGGGCTCTTGAGTAGTCTTTTTACTCACAGAGTATAGCCTCGCTGTGGCTCTGCTGTCAAAGGAGAGCTGCAGCGAGGCGTTGGCCCTCTTGCCAAATAACCTTAATGGACTTACACTGGGTTCACATGCTCTTCGGCTCGAATCGGCATGCGTTTTTTCAAGGAGATTCTATGGCTACCGGCAGATATGTCATCATCGGAGGCGGGAACATCGGTCAGAAGCTGATTCGCCTGCTCTCCCCCGATCGGGAACTGGTTTTGATCGACCAGGACCAGCAGGCCCTGGATGCCGCCCTGCAGGCTCGCAGCAACGGCATCAGCACCGTGTTGGGCGATGCCACCAGCCGGCTGGTTCTGGAAAAAGCCGGGGTCAGGAAAACCGATACGGTTCTCATCACGGCCACCACTGAAAAAGTCAATGTCGAAGTCGCCAGGGTGGTGAAAAAATATTTCGACACCCGCCAGGTGTACGCTATCGGGATTACCCGCGCGGGTATCGCGGCCATGGAAGAGCTTGGCGTCGAAGTGGAAAACATCTTCAGCGTCAGCGCCATCGGTCTTCGCAACCGGCTCGAGCATAAAACCAAGACGGTGCACGGCGTCGGCCTGGGTAAAAACGAAATCCTCGAAGTCGAGATCCATCCCAACTCCCGTCTGGCCCATAATACCATCGGCCGTATCCGGCCCCGCCGGTGGCGCATCGGCATCATCTACCGAGACGAGGCGATTGTTATCCCCCGTGACGACACCGTGCTCAAGCCCGGCGACAAGTTGATCATTCTCGGCGATCCGCGGGTTCTGAAAACCGTCTCCGAGATGTTGACCTTCCGCTTCGTGCAGTTTCCCCTGGAATTCGGCGACCGTACCCTGGCGTTGTTGTTCGGCGGCGAACCGGAGGATTATTTTGCCGAGCTGGCCTATATCGTCAAGACCTTTCCCCTGGCGCAGACGTCGGTCGTTCTTTGCTCGATGCGGGACAGTGATCTGGAGCGCTCCCGTACTTTGCTGGCCGCCCAGGGACTCGGGCATTTCGAGTTGCGTCAGATCTCTCTGGCGGATCTGCTCGCCGACCCGGCGGTAGCTCCGGGGCCGACGGGCAAGGTGGGATTGGTGGTCCTGGCTCGCACTCATCTGCGTCGCGGTTTTAAAAACCCCGCCTTGGGCCAGTCGCGCAAAAGTCTGCTGATGCGGCTTTCCCTGGTGTTCCGGGCGCCTTTGCTGGTCAGCGGCGGAACCTTTCCCTATCAGCGCATGGCGCTCCCCTGTATGGCTGAGGGCCAGTTGCAGGCCAGTATGCAGACCGCCCTGGAGATCGCCGCCCCGCTGCATTTCAATCTTGAAGCGCTGGTTTGTAAACCGTCGGAATACATTGCCTCCAATGATGAGTTGAGCGGCTGTGAAAGAATCTGCAAAACCATCGATCGCCTGCGCCACATCTATCGCACCGAAATACACGAGACGCTGGTGGAGGGCAACCCCATCGCGGTTTTTTCCGAAGCGCTGCAGGAGCACAAGCTGCTTGTCGCCAATATCGGCGAATGGCGTCAGCCGCGTCTGTGGCCGGATTGGCTCGACCCCGACGTTCCCTGGCATGTAGTGGACCGGGCCAACATTTCGACCCTGTTGTTGCCGGCGGACCAGGAGACTCTCTGAGCTATGGCTGAGCAGCTGGTCACTCTCGTTACGGTGGTATTCGGCGCGGCGGTCATGCCCTTGGCGGCACGGCGCTTGTCGGTACCGTCGGCGGCTCTCGAAATCGTTTACGGCATGGTGCTGTTCAATACCGTGCTGGCGTCTCAGCCCGAATGGTTCGAGTTGCTCAAGGAACTCGGCCTGATCTACCTGATGTTCATCGCCGGTATGGAATTGTCGCTGCGGGAGCTTCAAAGCAGCGGGCGTGTATTGCGCTATGTGCTGATTCCTCTGCCGGCCTTTGTCGTCATGCCGCCGTTGCTGCACCTCATGGGGCTGCCCTGGTACCTCGGCGTTGTCCTGGCCATGATTTCCGCCGGCATCGTCATCCCGGTGCTCAAAGAGTCGAGTCTGTTACAGCGCCCCCTGGGGCGCGATATTCTGGGCGTGGCGCTGGCCGGCGAGTTGATTTCGATACTGGTGCTGACTTTGCTCGACATCTTCCATCATTACGGACTGACTCCGCATGCGCTTTTAGAATTATTGAAACTCGTGGCCTTGCTGGGCCTGGCAGCACTGGCCCTGAAACTGCTGTATCTGGCGGCCTGGTGGCATCCGAATCATGTCGCGCGCGTCATGCGCAGCGAGGACCCCACCGAAGAAGGCATCCGTCTGGTTATTTCCGTGGCGTTTGCCGGTGGCCTGGCCGCTTACGCCGCCGGTGTCGAGCCGATCCTCGGTTCTTTTATGGGGGGCGTAATATTCAGTCACGTTTTCAAGAGCAAGGGCCGTTTCGAGGATAAGATCAACGCCATCGGCTTCGGTTTTCTTACGCCGTTTTTCTTCATCGGTGTCGGCGCCGCATTCGATCCCGCCCTGCTGGGTTCGCCGCAAACCGTCTTGCTCGCCCTGGGATTGACGGTGTTGTTGCTGGTCGCCAAGCTGCTGCCGTTGCTGCCGGCGCGCCTGTTCGGCTTGCGCGGTACGGAGGCATGCGGCATGGGCTTGCTGCTGGCGGCGCCCTTGTCCCTGCTGGTGGTGGCCGGCACCTTGGGACAAAAAATGGGCCTGCTGTCGCCTTCGCTTAACGGCATGCTGGTATTGACGGCGGTGCTGGCCAGTATCCTGTTTCCCATGCTGTTCCGTTTGCTGGCACCACGGCTGAAACAGGACAGGCCCGACTGAGGCTCGCCGTCCAGAATTTCCTTGCCTCAAAGGGACAAACATTGTATTTCCTGTAGCCTTTATCCCGCATCTTCCCGACATATACCTGTTGCACCGTTTCGGCCTGTAATCTGCATGTTTTCGGGAACCAGCCATCGCTCTGGTATGGTGTTTTTCCCCTATTGACAAGAGTGATGGCACGATAACCATTTATAAATAAGGAGGATCCCATGGGTCTGTTATCCAATACTGTCAGTATCTGTCAGTTCAGCGTCGTCGGTGAACTGCCGACGGAGAATCTTATCGAATGGGCAGGTCAGTGTCTGGCCGGGCATGCTTTTCAGAGTATTGAAGGCAGCAGCGAGGAACAGTCGACCGGCTGGGTGCATCTGGACGATTTCGAGGCGTGGGATTTCGAGGAGCCCGATGCCTACGCCCGCGACCATTACCTCACCTTCAGTCTGCGGCGCGACCGGCGCCGTATTCCCGGCGGCCTGCTCAAGGCCCATCTCGAACGTGCCGAGCAGAAGTTTCTGGCCGAACATCCCGGATTGCAGCGGGTTCCCAAAAACAAGCGCGAGGAATTGCGCGAGGCGGTGCGCGGCACCCTGTTGTCCCGAACCTTGCCGTCTCCGGCGACGTTCGATGCCGTCTGGGATACCCAAAGCGGACGCCTTACGGTGACCACCCTTAACGGCCAGACCCTCGAGCTTTTCGAAAATCTTTTCAAAACTTCCTTCGAGGGGTTGCGTCTGGTGGCGGTGCATCCCATGGCCCGGGCCGCAGCGGTGCTCGACGACAACCACAAGGAGGGGCTGCAGCAGCTCAATCGTGCGGTTAACGATACCGTGCTCGATCAGATCAAGGACAATCTCTGGCTGGGCTGGGACTTTTTGCGCTGGTTGGTCGACCGCACCCTGAATTCCGGATCCGACTATCGCGTCACCCAACCAGGTCCGGCCCTTGACGGAGAAAGTTTCGTTGCCTATCTCAACGATCGTCTGGTGCTGACCGGCGGCCACGAAGAGGGGACCCAGAAGATCACCGTGGCCGGTCCTCAGGACCGCTTTGATGAAGCGCTGGCCGCTCTCGATACCGGCAAGGATATCGGCGAGGGCACCCTGTATCTGGAGAAGGGCGAACTGCAGTGGAAAATGACCCTTAAGGGCGAACTGTTTCAGTTCGGATCCTACCGCTGCCCGGCTGTCAAACTGGAAAAAGACGCTTTGACCGATCAGCACAGCGAGCGCATGGCGGTCTTTTTTGAGCGCATGTACCTGCTCGAAGAAGGGCTGCAGCTGTTCGACAGCCTTCTGAACGCCTTTTTGAAGGAACGCCTGTCGGAAACCTGGCGTCCTCCCCTGACGGAACCGTCGACGGCCGAATAAGTCCCGTGCCGGATCTGCTTTTTGTTTACGGAACCCTGCAGCAGCACGGCGGAGCTCATGAACTGCTGGCCGGGCAGGCCTCTTTGTTGGGGCCTGCCCGGCTGCAGGGGCGTCTGTACCAAGTGGGGCACTACCCCGGTGCCGTGCTCTCCACGTGTCCCGAGGATCGCGTTCGGGGGGAGCTTTTTCGGATGCGCCACCCGGAAGTTCTGCTGGCGCGGCTCGATGTCTATGAAGAGGTCGGCCCGCAGTTTCCGGAACCCCATGAATACAGGCGCGCCGAAGTGGTTGTGATGACTGCCGATCACATGCCCAGGACAGCCTGGACTTATCTCTACAACCGCTGCACCGATTGCCTCATCCATCTGGCCAGCGGCTGCTGGATTACTGCCAAGTGACGGTTAAACAGCGCCGTGATCTGTATCGTTGCCAATCCTTATACCAACTGTGGTAAAATTTAACTCTTTATAATGTTCATGTTTCGCGCTATAACGGAAAACCGTCATGGCGATCATGTTTTATGGCTGACTCGAAAACTGCCTGATTTCACCTTCGAAATGGTGTCTTGAAGTTATGACCAAACCATCCCTCTATCAGCGGCTTTTCTCCGATATTTCCGACCTGCTTGCTGTCGTCGATCGTAATCACCGCCTTGTCATGTGCAACTGGCGCGGGGGGTACGATTATGTTCCCGAGGACAAAAGAACGGGACAGCCCCACTGCTACGAGGTCTTTTATCCCGGGCAGAACGGACCCTGTCAGCCTTGTCACGTGATGGAGGTTTTCCGTACCGGAAAACCCCTGGTTACCGAGAAATATAATGCCCGCGTCGGTCATCTGGAGGTTCGCTGTTTTCCCATCTTCGACGAGGCCGGCGAGCTTACCATGGTTGCGGAACAACTTTGCGATATCAATCAGCGTAAAGCCGCGCTGGAAAACCTGCATGCCAGCGAAAGGCAATACCGGACCCTGGTCGAAAGTCAGATCGACCTGGTTTGTCGTTGGCAACCCGATACCACCCTTACCTTTGTCAATTCCGCCTATTGCCGGTTTTTCGGCAAAACCCGCGCCGAATTGCTCGGCACCCGATTCCTCGATAACTGCCCGCAAGAGTTCCGCCCTGACCTTGCCGCCCATGTGGCTTCGCAAGCTCAAAATCCGAGGCTGGAGGTCGTGGAAGTCAAGGTATACGACACCAAAGGCCGGATCCGTTGGCAAAGCTGGTGCGATTGTCCGATTTTTGATGAGCAGGGACGTCTGGTGGAATTTCAATCGGTGGGCCGGGACATCACCAAAGAAAAAATGGCCCTGGAGCACTTGCGCGAAACCCAGACCCGTTACCGGCACTTTTTTGAAAACGATTTGACGGGGGATTTCGTGGTCGGCATCGACGGACAGCTGGTCGACTGCAACCCAGCCTTTTTGCGCATTTTCGGTTTCGATTCACGGCAACAGGCCTTGGAGAAAGACTTCTTCGAGTTGTTCTTTCACGGCAAGGATCCCGGGATCTTTTTTGAGATTCTTCAGCAGCAGAAAAAGATGGAGTATTGCGACATCGAAGGCTGTAAATGCGACGGCAGCCCTTTGCAGCTCATCGCCAATCTGCTTGGGCAATTCAACGAAGAGGGGCAACTTACGGGCATCGAAGGGTTTTTGTTCGATAACACCGACCTTAAAAATCTACAGAAACAGTTTCTCCACGCGCAGAAGATGGAAGCCATGGGACGCCTGGCCGGCGGGGTGGCCCACGATTTCAACAATCTTCTGACGGTGATCAGCGGTTACAGTCAGTATCTGTTGCAGAAATATTCGGATGAAGCGCTGCAGGGTTGTCTGGAGCAGATCGTCAAGGCGGGCGAGCAGGCCGCTTCGCTGACCAGTCAGCTGCTGGCCTTCAGTCGGCGCCAGGTCATGCAGACCAAAGAGATGGACCTCAATGGGGTCACGGCCGATATGGAAAAAATGTTGCACCGGATTCTCGGTGCCGATGTCGACCTGGTAGTGCTGCGGGATCCCCGTCTGGGGCTGGTCAACGCCGATCGCGGCCAGATCGAGCAGGTGATCGTCAACCTGGCCGTGAATGCGCGCGATGCCATGCCCGAGGGTGGCAAACTGACTATCGAAACCATCAATATCGAGCTGGATGAAATCTATTCCACCTGGCATACCGGTCTGGCGCCCGGTCATTATGTCATGATGTCCGTTACCGATACCGGCATCGGTATGGATCCCGAAATCATGGGCAAGATTTTTGAACCCTTCTATACCACCAAGGAAACCGGCAAAGGCACCGGCCTGGGGCTGTCCACGGTTTACGGCATCGTGCAGCAAAGCGGGGGGCACATTTATGTGTACAGCGAGCCGGGTATGGGTACGACTTTCAAGATTTATCTGCCGCGCGTCGACAGTCCGGTCCATGACCGTGCCGCCAAGGAATGTAGCAGTTTACCCATCAAGGGCAGTGAAACCATTCTGCTGGTGGAAGATAACGAGTCCGTCCGGGATCTTGCTCACATGGTTCTGCGCGGTAACGGTTATAATGTCCTGGAAGCTTGCGATATCCATGAGGCGTTGCAGGTTTTTGAAACCTATGACGACGCCATTCATCTGCTGCTGACCGACGTTGTCATGCCCGGTGGCAGCGGCCCGACCCTGGTGGCAGAGTTGCGAGGCCGCAAGGCCGATCTCAAGGTTCTTTATGTGTCCGGTTATCCGCAGGACACTCAGGCCATTCAGGATTCTGAAACCAGCAAGGACGCCTTTCTGGCCAAGCCTTTCACCCCGATATCCCTGGGGCTGAAAGTGCGGGAGATTCTCGGCTAGGCTTTTTGTCAGCATACGCATATCTCGATAGATAAAAGGCCGCCCGTTTTGATGACGGGCGGCCTTTTGTTGTTTCTATCGCAAACCAGCGACTAGGACTTTATCCACCGGTCATATGCGGTAATATCCCGTTGAATGATGTCCTGGCCTTTCTGCAGGCGCCAACGGTTGGTATCGCGCAGGCTGAAGACACAGCCGCAGTATTGCTGGTGATAAAATCCCTCGCGTCGCGAAACTTCGATCATGCGCTGGGAACCGCCGGCCTTGCGCCAGTTGAAGGGCCAGAAGCTGACGCCCGGCTGAGCGGCGGCAGCCGTCAGGCCCGCCTCATTGACCTGCGCCAGATCTTTCCACCGGGAAATCCCCAGGGTGGTGGCGAAGACCTCGAAACCGTGCGCCGCGGCATAAGCAGCTGTGGACGCCAGCCGCATCTCGAAACAGACGCCGCAACGCGCGCCGCGTTCAGCTTCCTCCTCCAGGCCGGAAACCGCACGAAACCAGGGCGCCGGGTCGTTATCGGCATCCACAAAATCGACGCCGAGCTTGACCGCAAAATCCCTCTGTTCTTCCTTGCGCTTCCGATATTCATCGCGCGGATGGATATTGGGGTTGCAGAAGTACAGCGTTACCGCTACCCGGGCCTCAACGAGAGTTTCGAGAATCCCCCCGGCGCATGGTGCGCAGCAGGAGTGCAGCAGCAGACGCCGGGCACCGCCGGGCAGTTCCAATTCCATATGTTTTTTCTTGGCAGCATGTTTCACGGAAAATACTCCGGGTTCGCAACCTTTTTTCCCAGCCTGAGCAATCTTCAGCAGCAGTATACCCTCAATCTTCCTCGCCGAACAAGTTCCGCCGCAAGTGTAACCAGTGAGGGCCTTGAGCGATAAGCTGTCGCCGGTGGTGAATTCCGGATTGTTAAACCTTGACAATCGGGCATCTATTTGTCTTATTGTACAAATAGGCAATAAATATCGAGAGGCAGCGATCGTGACCCAAAACAACGATGATCTTGAGTATTGCAGCGATTTTTTTAAAGCGCTCGCCCATCCGACCCGGATTGTTCTCGTCGAGGATCTGGCCGAGGGCGAAAAATGCGTCTGCGACCTGGCGCAAAAGATCGACGCGGATATCTCCACCGTTTCGCGTCATTTGCGGGAACTCAGAAACGCCGGCATCGTAGCCAACCAAAAGCGCGGCAACCAGGTTTTCTACAGCTTGCGCACTCCCTGCATTCTGAATTTCCTGCAGTGCATCCGTAAATTGCAGTAAGGCGAAGCATGGTTCCGTGGCGACGGTGTCGACGTAAAGGAGTCCGACTATGAAATGGATCAGGGAATGGAAGTCACTGGCTTTGATCATCGGCGGATTTATCCTGTGTTATTACCTGCCCGTCGATTGGCTGCGCAGTCTCGAACGTCTGCACAATGCGCTGTGGGAGTCCCTTTACCTGGTCAAATGGTACGCCCGCGAGCATGTGTTGCTGTGCCTGGTGCCGGCCTTTTTCATCGCCGGGGCGGTGGGCGTGTTCGTCGGCCAGGCTTCGGTGATGAAATATCTGGGAGCCCGGGCCAACAAGGTGCTCGCTTACGGGGTGGCTTCCGTTTCCGGGGCGGTGCTGGCGGTCTGCTCCTGCACCATCCTGCCGTTGTTCGCCGGCATTTACCGCATGGGCGCCGGGCTGGGACCGGCCTGTGCCTTTCTTTATTCCGGTCCCGCCATCAATATCCTGGCGGTGGTTCTGACGGCCAGAATCCTCGGTCCGGAAATCGGCATAGCGCGCGCCGTCGGTGCGGTTCTGTTCAGTATCGTCATCGGTCTCTGCATGCACTTTTTGTTTCGTCATGAAGAGCTGGAAAAGGTCAAGGCTACCGTGGCCATGCCGGAACCGGAGGTGTCCCGCCCGTTATGGCAGAATGCCATCTATTTCGCGGCCATGGTCGGTATCCTGGTGTTTGCTAATTGGGGCCGGCCGTCGGCGGAAACCGGTCTCTGGCATCTGATTTATGCAGCCAAGTGGCCGGTGACCGGAGCCTTTGCCGCGCTGTTGGGCTGGATTCTGGTGCGCTGGTTTCAGGTGCGCTGGTGGAAAATCCTGCTGCTCGCGCTTCTGACCGGGTTGCTGGCGGTGTTGTTTCCGCAGATCCCGGGCATTGCTTTCGTGGTCGGCGTGATCGGTCTTTCGGTGATCATCAATACCGAAGGCGAGGAAATGCAGGAATGGTTCGAAACCTCCTGGGGTTTTGCCAGGCAGATCCTGCCATTGTTGCTTATCGGGGTGGTTATCGCCGGAGCGCTGCTGGGTCGTCCCGGCTCCGAGGGGCTGATCCCTTCGGACTGGGTGGCCCGTTCCGTTGGCGGCAACTCCCTGGGGGCCAACCTGTTCGCTTCCGTAGCCGGCGCCTTCATGTATTTCGCCACCCTTACCGAGGTGCCGATTCTCGAAGGGTTGCTCGGCGCAGGCATGGGCAAGGGTCCGGCGCTGGCCCTGCTGCTGGCGGGGCCGGCTTTGAGCCTGCCGAATATGCTGGTCATTCGCAGTGTCATGGGCACTAAAAAAACCCTGGCTTTCGTAGCGTTGGTGGTGGTGATGGCGACGGTCAGCGGATTGATTTTCGGAACATTCTGGGGCTGATTTGCTTCAGAGTGGTCTATTCGACAAAAC
This DNA window, taken from Syntrophotalea carbinolica DSM 2380, encodes the following:
- a CDS encoding GPMC system transcriptional regulator, coding for MDPFLNAQLKLLAEKINALGKESLDDILHALVKAVHLMTGRNTCRIYLEDLTSGALCGAMATGHRSDIVRDRSFPINNTEFPVSQVYHTHEDLQIADMKTADNLVVRQLAEDFNIRAACHLPLVHHGRAVGVLAVDSSRSGQVLTDAQIRQLRNFLDGVMANIDQARLYHQQLVLSRWVDEAKKKEAALCMVKSAVKLIDKLALAAVLVPTPLGPDSSEECLQILSSYAEELEDKQAYENQRLIHLGPGTSLLSRYINSTGVIVDDTLLEPLYFPTLSSEMLQKRYLTEELGLKSLYVVPRYDPRTRRVICLVNYYTRGTHRFSEFEKGLLEAHAEMAQRVIQEIGDEHVEIKVLSEINDLLHEKLEGLPSFLSRVLSKATELIGADTGSIALVRKDHNQSWLVVEEPDGKLVGAKSKQRLKKYIPPLRVGGTELPPEQRSLTGYVAHTGRSYMVADALEEIRTGGFYHEVTDIIKSELGVPVICDDEVIAVICMDSLRPYYFSDEHKRILQIISRMIARHISDLLYIEKLTGEVSRLGGDYGYKDPNVSSYKLGNIIGNSDKANDIVAFIQSITPPLFNRIAMWFNSDVQEATLGLPSILITGDTGSGKEFLFNNIYSRLNQMYQQNIDSKSELPVKKTNIAAYSGELTYSELFGHKRGAFTGAHADRKGILEEAHGGLVFLDEIGDADPKTQVQLLRFLDNGGFVRLGENHTRYARVLLVAATNKDLGQLIREGRFREDLYHRLSELAIEVPSLNERREDIPDLALHFLGKLHQVYKKPEETEQTAPILSRDAQLLLAQHHFVGNIRELRSILVRALFFRKGRNIEEADIARVLTSLGPRGEKHSAEELTSQVAQETLDRIVRGEDDFWSGLHAPFTEKRISRDVVTAVIELARERGAGSMPQIAEMLRACDNTNGNGDDKRLFYKFKNFLYKTIKIA
- a CDS encoding potassium channel family protein — protein: MATGRYVIIGGGNIGQKLIRLLSPDRELVLIDQDQQALDAALQARSNGISTVLGDATSRLVLEKAGVRKTDTVLITATTEKVNVEVARVVKKYFDTRQVYAIGITRAGIAAMEELGVEVENIFSVSAIGLRNRLEHKTKTVHGVGLGKNEILEVEIHPNSRLAHNTIGRIRPRRWRIGIIYRDEAIVIPRDDTVLKPGDKLIILGDPRVLKTVSEMLTFRFVQFPLEFGDRTLALLFGGEPEDYFAELAYIVKTFPLAQTSVVLCSMRDSDLERSRTLLAAQGLGHFELRQISLADLLADPAVAPGPTGKVGLVVLARTHLRRGFKNPALGQSRKSLLMRLSLVFRAPLLVSGGTFPYQRMALPCMAEGQLQASMQTALEIAAPLHFNLEALVCKPSEYIASNDELSGCERICKTIDRLRHIYRTEIHETLVEGNPIAVFSEALQEHKLLVANIGEWRQPRLWPDWLDPDVPWHVVDRANISTLLLPADQETL
- a CDS encoding cation:proton antiporter, whose protein sequence is MAEQLVTLVTVVFGAAVMPLAARRLSVPSAALEIVYGMVLFNTVLASQPEWFELLKELGLIYLMFIAGMELSLRELQSSGRVLRYVLIPLPAFVVMPPLLHLMGLPWYLGVVLAMISAGIVIPVLKESSLLQRPLGRDILGVALAGELISILVLTLLDIFHHYGLTPHALLELLKLVALLGLAALALKLLYLAAWWHPNHVARVMRSEDPTEEGIRLVISVAFAGGLAAYAAGVEPILGSFMGGVIFSHVFKSKGRFEDKINAIGFGFLTPFFFIGVGAAFDPALLGSPQTVLLALGLTVLLLVAKLLPLLPARLFGLRGTEACGMGLLLAAPLSLLVVAGTLGQKMGLLSPSLNGMLVLTAVLASILFPMLFRLLAPRLKQDRPD
- a CDS encoding S1C family serine protease; this translates as MATDPKDNHGPQKEHRDSQDQTGSCRPGPDAETQVELLDAYSQAVITVAEAVGPAVVGVFAGKGRRGTGVEPAGIGSGVIIAPDGYILTNDHVVQAADCFTVILQDGSRLEANLVGTDPATDLAVLRAGSSGLPYVEIGDSRQLRVGQLVIAIGNPFGFSSTVSTGVVSALGRALRSQQGRLIENIIQHTAPLNPGNSGGPLVDAHGLLVGVNTAIIAQAQGIGFAIPAATARLVAAQLITHGRVRRAHLGLAGQQRPLPRALARQLHLDEASVVEVAGLDPQGPAARAGLRVGDLIISLADQPMSNIDAIHHFLAEWTIGEPVKAVILRGEEIKEFRVVPMEAPEV